A section of the Eriocheir sinensis breed Jianghai 21 chromosome 40, ASM2467909v1, whole genome shotgun sequence genome encodes:
- the LOC127009361 gene encoding titin-like isoform X49, whose protein sequence is MNLFVVGTILIWVGLGPIVDSTGGVAGLPGLPEDNPRCAALVEAAKAEYRRLYEAGLKDAPNLMDLILTSLGIASNDTFKTTERKVFNNTDETGHETGKKTVVEKTTETDVVPNGTVSKTSETTVDIDEDGKQSGEKSVTERETMTGQTPNNGTIAQTVDVKKVMDEAGNEIKEEVVVKKELIVQPPTNTTDANLIVPKVGADDKGNNETELKLGGSGKSDGLLKVERTEEIKEIMPGNITNEVLVKQKEEQLSPQESTKVTSVERKNVTEKDDGLQKVERTEEIKEIMPGNITNEVLVKQKEEQLSPQESTIVTSVERKNVTEKDDGLQKVERTEEIKEIMPGNITNEVLVKQKDEQLSPQESTKVTSVERKNVTEKGDGKDVEKETVIQKEVEKNVCDSDIKEVRNEKHLNETIEDLKHQVDDVKNKIKEEKAKAEETNATRSLFEPSAAPIIQEGKVVEKIVPAVTPAKIAEKISPTVTEGKVPVVTKEKVVEQAAPSVTEEIVSVSKEQEEVPVVAEEKVIEKIHPAMTEGKVPVVPQQEVVEKVAPSPTEEKVHVVTQERVIEQNAPQERVIEQNAPQERVIEQAAPQERVIEEVAPQERAIEQAVPQERAIEQAVPQERVIEQAAPQERAIEQAVPQERAIEEVVPQERAIEQAAPTATEEIVTVSKEKEEVPVVVTEEKVPVVTNQTVVEKITPSVTEEKVVTQRKVVEKGAPSVNESVVSIPKREEGVVERIAPVV, encoded by the exons ATGAACCTTTTCGTTGTCGGGACGATCCTCATCTGGGTGGGCTTGGGGCCCATTGTTGACAGTACCGGCGGTGTTGCGGGGCTCCCGGGGCTCCCGGAGGACAACCCGCGATGTGCCGCCCTGGTGGAGGCCGCAAAGGCCGAGTACCGGAGACTGTACGAGGCGGGACTGAAAGATGCACCAAATTTGATGGATCTGATACTGACAAGTTTGGGGATTGCTTCAAACGACACCTTTAAGACCACAGAAAGAAAAGTCTTCAATAATACCGATGAAACGGGACATGAAACCGGAAAAAAGACAGTCGTTGAGAAGACGACAGAGACTGACGTAGTACCCAACGGAACTGTATCAAAGACTTCCGAAACCACGGTCGACATAGATGAGGACGGTAAACAAAGTGGTGAAAAATCTGTGACCGAAAGAGAAACCATGACAGGACAGACTCCAAACAATGGGACCATAGCACAGACGGTGGACGTTAAGAAGGTAATGGACGAAGCGggtaatgaaataaaggaggaagttgtTGTTAAGAAGGAATTAATAGTACAACCTCCTACCAATACGACTGACGCAAATCTTATCGTTCCAAAAGTAGGGGCGGACGACAAAGGTAATAACGAAACCGAATTAAAACTTGGTGGCTCAGGAAAGAGCGATGGACTTCTGAAAGTAGAACGAactgaggaaataaaggagattatgcccggcaatataacgaatgaagttttagtaaaacagaaggaagaacaaCTTTCGCCACAGGAAAGCACCAAGGTGACatctgtggaaaggaagaatgttacagagaaggatgatggacttcagaaAGTTGAACGAactgaggaaataaaggagattatgcccggcaatataacgaatgaagttttagtaaaacagaaggaagaacaaCTTTCGCCACAGGAAAGCACTATTGTGACatctgtggaaaggaagaatgttacagaaaaggatgatggacttcagaaagtagaaagaacagaagaaataaaggagattatgcccggcaatataacgaatgaagttttAGTAAAGCAGAAGGACGAACAACTTTCTCCACAGGAAAGCACCAAGGTGACatctgtggaaaggaagaatgttacagaaaagggtgatggaaaagatgtcgagaaagaaactgtaattcaaaaagaagtcgaaaagaatgtgtgtgatagcgacatcaaagaggttcgtaacgaaaaacatcttaatgaaacaattgaagacttgaaacaccaagttgatgacgtgaaaaacaagattaaggaagaaaaagcaaaggctgAAGAAACAAATGCTACGCGTAGCCTATTCGAACCAAGTGCTGCCCCTATCATTCAAGAAGGTAAAGTCGTTGAAAAGATAGTCCCTGCTGTGACGCCGGCGAAGATTGCTGAAAAGATTTCCCCCACggtgacggaaggaaaagtccccgttgtgacaaaagagaaggttgttgagcaggctgccccttcggtgacagaggagatcgtaagtgtctctaaggagcaagaagaagtccctgttgtggCAGAagagaaggttattgaaaagattcaTCCTGCGatgacggaaggaaaagtcccggtagtccctcaacaggaggttgtCGAAAAAGTTGCCCCATCGCCGACAGAGGAAAAAGTTcatgttgtgacacaagaaagggttattgagcagaatgccccacaagaaagggttattgagcagaatgccccacaagaaagggttattgaacaggctgccccacaagaaagggttattgaagaggttgccccacaagaaagggctattgaacaggctgtcccacaagaaagggctattgaacaggctgtcccacaagaaagggttattgaacag gctgccccacaagaaagggctattgaacaggctgtcccacaagaaagggctattgaagag gttgtcccacaagaaagggctattgaacaggctgcccctacggcgacagaagagattgtcactgtttctaaagagaaagaagaagtccctgttgttgtaacagaggaaaaggttcccgttgtgacaaatcagacagttgttgaaaagattactccttccgtaacGGAAGAAAAAGTTGTCACTCAACGGAAGGTTGTTGAGAAGGGTGCCCCCTCTGTCAACGAAAGCGTAGTTTCCATtccaaagagggaggaaggagtagttGAAAGAATTGCTCCTGTTGTATAG
- the LOC127009361 gene encoding titin-like isoform X47, with protein sequence MNLFVVGTILIWVGLGPIVDSTGGVAGLPGLPEDNPRCAALVEAAKAEYRRLYEAGLKDAPNLMDLILTSLGIASNDTFKTTERKVFNNTDETGHETGKKTVVEKTTETDVVPNGTVSKTSETTVDIDEDGKQSGEKSVTERETMTGQTPNNGTIAQTVDVKKVMDEAGNEIKEEVVVKKELIVQPPTNTTDANLIVPKVGADDKGNNETELKLGGSGKSDGLLKVERTEEIKEIMPGNITNEVLVKQKEEQLSPQESTKVTSVERKNVTEKDDGLQKVERTEEIKEIMPGNITNEVLVKQKEEQLSPQESTIVTSVERKNVTEKDDGLQKVERTEEIKEIMPGNITNEVLVKQKDEQLSPQESTKVTSVERKNVTEKGDGKDVEKETVIQKEVEKNVCDSDIKEVRNEKHLNETIEDLKHQVDDVKNKIKEEKAKAEETNATRSLFEPSAAPIIQEGKVVEKIVPAVTPAKIAEKISPTVTEGKVPVVTKEKVVEQAAPSVTEEIVSVSKEQEEVPVVAEEKVIEKIHPAMTEGKVPVVPQQEVVEKVAPSPTEEKVHVVTQERVIEQNAPQERVIEQNAPQERVIEQAAPQERVIEEVAPQERAIEQAVPQERAIEQAVPQERVIEQVAPQERVIEQAVPQERVIEQAVPQERVIEQAVPQERVIEEVAPQERAIEQAAPQERAIEQAVPQERVIEQAAPQERAIEQAVPQERAIEEVVPQERAIEQAAPTATEEIVTVSKEKEEVPVVVTEEKVPVVTNQTVVEKITPSVTEEKVVTQRKVVEKGAPSVNESVVSIPKREEGVVERIAPVV encoded by the exons ATGAACCTTTTCGTTGTCGGGACGATCCTCATCTGGGTGGGCTTGGGGCCCATTGTTGACAGTACCGGCGGTGTTGCGGGGCTCCCGGGGCTCCCGGAGGACAACCCGCGATGTGCCGCCCTGGTGGAGGCCGCAAAGGCCGAGTACCGGAGACTGTACGAGGCGGGACTGAAAGATGCACCAAATTTGATGGATCTGATACTGACAAGTTTGGGGATTGCTTCAAACGACACCTTTAAGACCACAGAAAGAAAAGTCTTCAATAATACCGATGAAACGGGACATGAAACCGGAAAAAAGACAGTCGTTGAGAAGACGACAGAGACTGACGTAGTACCCAACGGAACTGTATCAAAGACTTCCGAAACCACGGTCGACATAGATGAGGACGGTAAACAAAGTGGTGAAAAATCTGTGACCGAAAGAGAAACCATGACAGGACAGACTCCAAACAATGGGACCATAGCACAGACGGTGGACGTTAAGAAGGTAATGGACGAAGCGggtaatgaaataaaggaggaagttgtTGTTAAGAAGGAATTAATAGTACAACCTCCTACCAATACGACTGACGCAAATCTTATCGTTCCAAAAGTAGGGGCGGACGACAAAGGTAATAACGAAACCGAATTAAAACTTGGTGGCTCAGGAAAGAGCGATGGACTTCTGAAAGTAGAACGAactgaggaaataaaggagattatgcccggcaatataacgaatgaagttttagtaaaacagaaggaagaacaaCTTTCGCCACAGGAAAGCACCAAGGTGACatctgtggaaaggaagaatgttacagagaaggatgatggacttcagaaAGTTGAACGAactgaggaaataaaggagattatgcccggcaatataacgaatgaagttttagtaaaacagaaggaagaacaaCTTTCGCCACAGGAAAGCACTATTGTGACatctgtggaaaggaagaatgttacagaaaaggatgatggacttcagaaagtagaaagaacagaagaaataaaggagattatgcccggcaatataacgaatgaagttttAGTAAAGCAGAAGGACGAACAACTTTCTCCACAGGAAAGCACCAAGGTGACatctgtggaaaggaagaatgttacagaaaagggtgatggaaaagatgtcgagaaagaaactgtaattcaaaaagaagtcgaaaagaatgtgtgtgatagcgacatcaaagaggttcgtaacgaaaaacatcttaatgaaacaattgaagacttgaaacaccaagttgatgacgtgaaaaacaagattaaggaagaaaaagcaaaggctgAAGAAACAAATGCTACGCGTAGCCTATTCGAACCAAGTGCTGCCCCTATCATTCAAGAAGGTAAAGTCGTTGAAAAGATAGTCCCTGCTGTGACGCCGGCGAAGATTGCTGAAAAGATTTCCCCCACggtgacggaaggaaaagtccccgttgtgacaaaagagaaggttgttgagcaggctgccccttcggtgacagaggagatcgtaagtgtctctaaggagcaagaagaagtccctgttgtggCAGAagagaaggttattgaaaagattcaTCCTGCGatgacggaaggaaaagtcccggtagtccctcaacaggaggttgtCGAAAAAGTTGCCCCATCGCCGACAGAGGAAAAAGTTcatgttgtgacacaagaaagggttattgagcagaatgccccacaagaaagggttattgagcagaatgccccacaagaaagggttattgaacaggctgccccacaagaaagggttattgaagaggttgccccacaagaaagggctattgaacaggctgtcccacaagaaagggctattgaacaggctgtcccacaagaaagggttattgaacaggttgccccacaagaaagggttattgaacaggctgtcccacaagaaagggttattgaacaggctgtcccacaagaaagggttattgaacaggctgtcccacaagaaagggttattgaagaggttgccccacaagaaagggctattgaacaggctgccccacaagaaagggctattgaacaggctgtcccacaagaaagggttattgaacag gctgccccacaagaaagggctattgaacaggctgtcccacaagaaagggctattgaagaG gttgtcccacaagaaagggctattgaacaggctgcccctacggcgacagaagagattgtcactgtttctaaagagaaagaagaagtccctgttgttgtaacagaggaaaaggttcccgttgtgacaaatcagacagttgttgaaaagattactccttccgtaacGGAAGAAAAAGTTGTCACTCAACGGAAGGTTGTTGAGAAGGGTGCCCCCTCTGTCAACGAAAGCGTAGTTTCCATtccaaagagggaggaaggagtagttGAAAGAATTGCTCCTGTTGTATAG
- the LOC127009361 gene encoding titin-like isoform X46 produces MNLFVVGTILIWVGLGPIVDSTGGVAGLPGLPEDNPRCAALVEAAKAEYRRLYEAGLKDAPNLMDLILTSLGIASNDTFKTTERKVFNNTDETGHETGKKTVVEKTTETDVVPNGTVSKTSETTVDIDEDGKQSGEKSVTERETMTGQTPNNGTIAQTVDVKKVMDEAGNEIKEEVVVKKELIVQPPTNTTDANLIVPKVGADDKGNNETELKLGGSGKSDGLLKVERTEEIKEIMPGNITNEVLVKQKEEQLSPQESTKVTSVERKNVTEKDDGLQKVERTEEIKEIMPGNITNEVLVKQKEEQLSPQESTIVTSVERKNVTEKDDGLQKVERTEEIKEIMPGNITNEVLVKQKDEQLSPQESTKVTSVERKNVTEKGDGKDVEKETVIQKEVEKNVCDSDIKEVRNEKHLNETIEDLKHQVDDVKNKIKEEKAKAEETNATRSLFEPSAAPIIQEGKVVEKIVPAVTPAKIAEKISPTVTEGKVPVVTKEKVVEQAAPSVTEEIVSVSKEQEEVPVVAEEKVIEKIHPAMTEGKVPVVPQQEVVEKVAPSPTEEKVHVVTQERVIEQNAPQERVIEQNAPQERVIEQAAPQERVIEEVAPQERAIEQAVPQERAIEQAVPQERVIEQVAPQERVIEQAVPQERVIEQAVPQERVIEQAVPQERVIEEVAPQERAIEQAAPQERAIEQAVPQERVIEQAAPQERAIEQAVPQERAIEEVVPQERAIEQAAPTATEEIVTVSKEKEEVPVVVTEEKVPVVTNQTVVEKITPSVTEEKVVTQRKVVEKGAPSVNESVVSIPKREEGVVERIAPVV; encoded by the exons ATGAACCTTTTCGTTGTCGGGACGATCCTCATCTGGGTGGGCTTGGGGCCCATTGTTGACAGTACCGGCGGTGTTGCGGGGCTCCCGGGGCTCCCGGAGGACAACCCGCGATGTGCCGCCCTGGTGGAGGCCGCAAAGGCCGAGTACCGGAGACTGTACGAGGCGGGACTGAAAGATGCACCAAATTTGATGGATCTGATACTGACAAGTTTGGGGATTGCTTCAAACGACACCTTTAAGACCACAGAAAGAAAAGTCTTCAATAATACCGATGAAACGGGACATGAAACCGGAAAAAAGACAGTCGTTGAGAAGACGACAGAGACTGACGTAGTACCCAACGGAACTGTATCAAAGACTTCCGAAACCACGGTCGACATAGATGAGGACGGTAAACAAAGTGGTGAAAAATCTGTGACCGAAAGAGAAACCATGACAGGACAGACTCCAAACAATGGGACCATAGCACAGACGGTGGACGTTAAGAAGGTAATGGACGAAGCGggtaatgaaataaaggaggaagttgtTGTTAAGAAGGAATTAATAGTACAACCTCCTACCAATACGACTGACGCAAATCTTATCGTTCCAAAAGTAGGGGCGGACGACAAAGGTAATAACGAAACCGAATTAAAACTTGGTGGCTCAGGAAAGAGCGATGGACTTCTGAAAGTAGAACGAactgaggaaataaaggagattatgcccggcaatataacgaatgaagttttagtaaaacagaaggaagaacaaCTTTCGCCACAGGAAAGCACCAAGGTGACatctgtggaaaggaagaatgttacagagaaggatgatggacttcagaaAGTTGAACGAactgaggaaataaaggagattatgcccggcaatataacgaatgaagttttagtaaaacagaaggaagaacaaCTTTCGCCACAGGAAAGCACTATTGTGACatctgtggaaaggaagaatgttacagaaaaggatgatggacttcagaaagtagaaagaacagaagaaataaaggagattatgcccggcaatataacgaatgaagttttAGTAAAGCAGAAGGACGAACAACTTTCTCCACAGGAAAGCACCAAGGTGACatctgtggaaaggaagaatgttacagaaaagggtgatggaaaagatgtcgagaaagaaactgtaattcaaaaagaagtcgaaaagaatgtgtgtgatagcgacatcaaagaggttcgtaacgaaaaacatcttaatgaaacaattgaagacttgaaacaccaagttgatgacgtgaaaaacaagattaaggaagaaaaagcaaaggctgAAGAAACAAATGCTACGCGTAGCCTATTCGAACCAAGTGCTGCCCCTATCATTCAAGAAGGTAAAGTCGTTGAAAAGATAGTCCCTGCTGTGACGCCGGCGAAGATTGCTGAAAAGATTTCCCCCACggtgacggaaggaaaagtccccgttgtgacaaaagagaaggttgttgagcaggctgccccttcggtgacagaggagatcgtaagtgtctctaaggagcaagaagaagtccctgttgtggCAGAagagaaggttattgaaaagattcaTCCTGCGatgacggaaggaaaagtcccggtagtccctcaacaggaggttgtCGAAAAAGTTGCCCCATCGCCGACAGAGGAAAAAGTTcatgttgtgacacaagaaagggttattgagcagaatgccccacaagaaagggttattgagcagaatgccccacaagaaagggttattgaacaggctgccccacaagaaagggttattgaagaggttgccccacaagaaagggctattgaacaggctgtcccacaagaaagggctattgaacaggctgtcccacaagaaagggttattgaacaggttgccccacaagaaagggttattgaacaggctgtcccacaagaaagggttattgaacaggctgtcccacaagaaagggttattgaacaggctgtcccacaagaaagggttattgaagaggttgccccacaagaaagggctattgaacaggctgccccacaagaaagggctattgaacaggctgtcccacaagaaagggttattgaacag gctgccccacaagaaagggctattgaacaggctgtcccacaagaaagggctattgaagag gttgtcccacaagaaagggctattgaacaggctgcccctacggcgacagaagagattgtcactgtttctaaagagaaagaagaagtccctgttgttgtaacagaggaaaaggttcccgttgtgacaaatcagacagttgttgaaaagattactccttccgtaacGGAAGAAAAAGTTGTCACTCAACGGAAGGTTGTTGAGAAGGGTGCCCCCTCTGTCAACGAAAGCGTAGTTTCCATtccaaagagggaggaaggagtagttGAAAGAATTGCTCCTGTTGTATAG
- the LOC127009361 gene encoding titin-like isoform X50, translating to MNLFVVGTILIWVGLGPIVDSTGGVAGLPGLPEDNPRCAALVEAAKAEYRRLYEAGLKDAPNLMDLILTSLGIASNDTFKTTERKVFNNTDETGHETGKKTVVEKTTETDVVPNGTVSKTSETTVDIDEDGKQSGEKSVTERETMTGQTPNNGTIAQTVDVKKVMDEAGNEIKEEVVVKKELIVQPPTNTTDANLIVPKVGADDKGNNETELKLGGSGKSDGLLKVERTEEIKEIMPGNITNEVLVKQKEEQLSPQESTKVTSVERKNVTEKDDGLQKVERTEEIKEIMPGNITNEVLVKQKEEQLSPQESTIVTSVERKNVTEKDDGLQKVERTEEIKEIMPGNITNEVLVKQKDEQLSPQESTKVTSVERKNVTEKGDGKDVEKETVIQKEVEKNVCDSDIKEVRNEKHLNETIEDLKHQVDDVKNKIKEEKAKAEETNATRSLFEPSAAPIIQEGKVVEKIVPAVTPAKIAEKISPTVTEGKVPVVTKEKVVEQAAPSVTEEIVSVSKEQEEVPVVAEEKVIEKIHPAMTEGKVPVVPQQEVVEKVAPSPTEEKVHVVTQERVIEQNAPQERVIEQNAPQERVIEQAAPQERVIEEVAPQERAIEQAVPQERAIEQAVPQERVIEQAAPQERAIEQAVPQERAIEEVVPQERAIEQAAPTATEEIVTVSKEKEEVPVVVTEEKVPVVTNQTVVEKITPSVTEEKVVTQRKVVEKGAPSVNESVVSIPKREEGVVERIAPVV from the exons ATGAACCTTTTCGTTGTCGGGACGATCCTCATCTGGGTGGGCTTGGGGCCCATTGTTGACAGTACCGGCGGTGTTGCGGGGCTCCCGGGGCTCCCGGAGGACAACCCGCGATGTGCCGCCCTGGTGGAGGCCGCAAAGGCCGAGTACCGGAGACTGTACGAGGCGGGACTGAAAGATGCACCAAATTTGATGGATCTGATACTGACAAGTTTGGGGATTGCTTCAAACGACACCTTTAAGACCACAGAAAGAAAAGTCTTCAATAATACCGATGAAACGGGACATGAAACCGGAAAAAAGACAGTCGTTGAGAAGACGACAGAGACTGACGTAGTACCCAACGGAACTGTATCAAAGACTTCCGAAACCACGGTCGACATAGATGAGGACGGTAAACAAAGTGGTGAAAAATCTGTGACCGAAAGAGAAACCATGACAGGACAGACTCCAAACAATGGGACCATAGCACAGACGGTGGACGTTAAGAAGGTAATGGACGAAGCGggtaatgaaataaaggaggaagttgtTGTTAAGAAGGAATTAATAGTACAACCTCCTACCAATACGACTGACGCAAATCTTATCGTTCCAAAAGTAGGGGCGGACGACAAAGGTAATAACGAAACCGAATTAAAACTTGGTGGCTCAGGAAAGAGCGATGGACTTCTGAAAGTAGAACGAactgaggaaataaaggagattatgcccggcaatataacgaatgaagttttagtaaaacagaaggaagaacaaCTTTCGCCACAGGAAAGCACCAAGGTGACatctgtggaaaggaagaatgttacagagaaggatgatggacttcagaaAGTTGAACGAactgaggaaataaaggagattatgcccggcaatataacgaatgaagttttagtaaaacagaaggaagaacaaCTTTCGCCACAGGAAAGCACTATTGTGACatctgtggaaaggaagaatgttacagaaaaggatgatggacttcagaaagtagaaagaacagaagaaataaaggagattatgcccggcaatataacgaatgaagttttAGTAAAGCAGAAGGACGAACAACTTTCTCCACAGGAAAGCACCAAGGTGACatctgtggaaaggaagaatgttacagaaaagggtgatggaaaagatgtcgagaaagaaactgtaattcaaaaagaagtcgaaaagaatgtgtgtgatagcgacatcaaagaggttcgtaacgaaaaacatcttaatgaaacaattgaagacttgaaacaccaagttgatgacgtgaaaaacaagattaaggaagaaaaagcaaaggctgAAGAAACAAATGCTACGCGTAGCCTATTCGAACCAAGTGCTGCCCCTATCATTCAAGAAGGTAAAGTCGTTGAAAAGATAGTCCCTGCTGTGACGCCGGCGAAGATTGCTGAAAAGATTTCCCCCACggtgacggaaggaaaagtccccgttgtgacaaaagagaaggttgttgagcaggctgccccttcggtgacagaggagatcgtaagtgtctctaaggagcaagaagaagtccctgttgtggCAGAagagaaggttattgaaaagattcaTCCTGCGatgacggaaggaaaagtcccggtagtccctcaacaggaggttgtCGAAAAAGTTGCCCCATCGCCGACAGAGGAAAAAGTTcatgttgtgacacaagaaagggttattgagcagaatgccccacaagaaagggttattgagcagaatgccccacaagaaagggttattgaacaggctgccccacaagaaagggttattgaagaggttgccccacaagaaagggctattgaacaggctgtcccacaagaaagggctattgaacaggctgtcccacaagaaagggttattgaacag gctgccccacaagaaagggctattgaacaggctgtcccacaagaaagggctattgaagaG gttgtcccacaagaaagggctattgaacaggctgcccctacggcgacagaagagattgtcactgtttctaaagagaaagaagaagtccctgttgttgtaacagaggaaaaggttcccgttgtgacaaatcagacagttgttgaaaagattactccttccgtaacGGAAGAAAAAGTTGTCACTCAACGGAAGGTTGTTGAGAAGGGTGCCCCCTCTGTCAACGAAAGCGTAGTTTCCATtccaaagagggaggaaggagtagttGAAAGAATTGCTCCTGTTGTATAG